Sequence from the Phragmites australis chromosome 11, lpPhrAust1.1, whole genome shotgun sequence genome:
ttggattcatagAAAAAGattgtgtataatttaaactaaaattctcaaaacaaagttatttttataactcctaataattgttaggacctcaaatagaatcccaaaaatctaaaaaaaatcattaatattcttcttatatgatgtactaatttttaaaattatttatagctttaggttatatggtaaaaaaatgagttcttttgtaagtatataaatggagcatatGAAGGAACGCACTaatagagcattataaaggaacccactttttaataatataacctagaactaaaaataattttagaaattattccatcatataaaaagaatattatgattttttctagatttttagattttatttgagaccctaacaattattagaagttattaAAGTAgctttttagagaattttagtttaaattctacacaatcTTTTtgtgtgaatccaattaaaatagatttcTCATGAATTATGTAACACGTACCGAAAGTCCTCGgatttttttgagaaatataAAACCACTTTCTagataaattcaattaaaatcgagttttatgtgaaattagtgcATAATACattagttttatgttactaggTACAATATTTGTATTTGTATATTACAAATAGCATAATACTTATAATTTTGTACTATTTACtcaaagaaattcaatatggatttACATCAAAATACCTAGTCGTTCAATCCCATAAAATAGGTAAAAATCCATTCAAATCTCGAAACGATGATGAATAGATATTATGACATGAAATCCCATATCTCAATACCTCTAGAGTGCTAATATATCTTGCAAATTATAACAGACCTCATATTTCATAACAATGTGATCGATGCTAGTGATCTTTCAATTTCAAGTACCAGTGTGATTACTTTTGATTTGCTAGCATCGATAGTATGCTGTGCATCAGGGGAAGATATTTGCAGTTCTAGTTCAAGTTAGTGAGCTTGTATTGTACAGTATACTAATATTTCTCGTCCGCCAAACACTTCTGTGTAGGTTCCTAATCCTGAATGAGAATCCTAGGAGCACATAAATTCCTGGGAAGCCTAACATGATTTCTTTCTTAAGTTACCAAACTGGGCCTAAAGGTGTGAATCAAACATCCCTGTAGGGTAAATGCAAATTTCCCGTCCGGGTGAGTATAAGATGTTGGAACTAACGTATCGGAACGCTTCCCTTTTAATACAATAGGATTGCAGGAATAGCCGAATTGCTAGAACAGGTCAGCAAGTAGTACTAACAATTTTCACAACAAAAACAACTTTGGATTAGGAGCTTAATCGCGTAATGAACATCTGACAGGCAGTACATATAAGTACCTGTGTCACAAGTCACAGCCCAAGCCTGAAATCAAATTAACAGAAGAAAATAGCTAGCCATGCAAGCCATCAGCAGAGTTCATGTAAATATCGCCTACCAATGGATTTGGCCAAGATTTACCAGCCAGCAAAATGAGATTAACCCCATAATTTTCAGGATCCATCCTCACGAGGTTTTGGTCCGATAAACTTGAGAAAATAAGCCATAATTCAAACACAGTGGTCTTCTACATTGATGAAGCCTTCACCGACCAGCTATAACCACCGATCACAAAATGTGCACATTTGGCAATGCCATTTACCTGTATCGTTTACCACCATATGGACAGGTCTAACTGCAGCTGCAAACTGTCTTTTACTTCCTTCCATTGCTTGAGAAGAGTTTCTGCCCCCCGCCATTCTTCCAAACACCTCGCACAGGCAACCCCATCTGTGGAACTTGTGGGCCTTGTGACTCCCTTTCTGATTGTTCGGGACTCACACTAGGGTGACTTAAATCAAGTGTAGCCAATGAGTTGTCACCTAGACGAGCTCTGAGAAACTTTGATGTCTTCTTTGATTGTTTACTGTTGTTACTGCTGCTATTCCCTCCTCCCTTGCCTGGATTATCTTTGGCACCAGAAGCCTTTGAAATGGAACCAGTATCTCTGTCTAGACTCACATCTGCACTAGATGAACCTCCCGCTGATAGCTGAATCCCCTTGGCAGGTCGATACCCATCCCTTGAGAGCACCTCAGCCTCTCCTTGAGCATGGTGGTTTGATTGAAGCTTTCTTACACTGTCCAGAAAGCTATCTGCTAGAGAATCCTTCACGTCCTTGGCAGCGCTACTTTCTGTAACATCAGGAGCTTTTCCCTTTCCCTTCTTTTTACGGTTGCCCTCTTTCGAGCTAGTTCCACCTCCCCCATTTTCTTGGAGGCTTTTAAACCGTATGTTGGTATAATATGCATCAGCAAGTTCCCTCTGTTTCCGAGGATCAGGTAATAGCCTTGCCATCTCAGGAACAAGGTGCGAGAGTCCAAACTGCTCAACATATGAAAGATACTCTAAAGTATCTATGACACCTTGACGGTATTCACCCGCAATCTCTTTAAATGCAGAGTACCTATCCTCATCCATTCCTAAAGCAGCACGCATTTTTTCAACCAGAGATTTGTTTGCAGCACGGACATCCTCTACAAGAGGAGTTTGGCTACTTTGAGGAGGTTCTTGGTTTTTATTGCCACCATAAGCTGTACTTGATAATGCTTGGCCAGAGGAGCCACCAGACACAAGATTAGGAGTAGAAACAGAGTGCTTCATCTTGCTTGGACCTCCAGGATTCCATGCAGAGTTACTGGAGATGAACCCGTTTTCTCTTGTTGGCCGAGCTCCAATTCGAGGCTGAGAAGAACTAGGCAGGAGAAGCCCCTGATCAGGTGTAGGCCATGTCTGGGTGGAACTTGAAACAGAAGGGAGCAATTCAGGATTTTCAGAGGGACGAGACCGAGCAGTATGGAGTACTTTCACAGGGCCCTTGCTACGTTGAAGCCTTGCTGCAAGTGTGCTCTTGGCTAGACTTTGTAGCCCCTGTCGTGCTGAAGCAGCTCCCCTGTTGCTACTAGACCCAGGTAAAGGAGGGAATAATGACTCATCCCCAAGCCTTGCAGCACCCCTTGAGCTCTGATTGAGGGCCAGTGCATACCTTGATTGCTGCTCTGATAACGAAGGAAATGAGGTTTCATCAGGAACAGAGTCAACTCTAGCATCAGGAATATCTGGGTCCGAAAGAGGAGGAAAGGACAATTGTTCGAGCACCCGTCCTGTCCTTGAGCTTTGGCCAATATCTGCTCGCCCAGAACTAGAACCAACACTTAATGACTGTAAAGACCCTGTAACATTATCAACTCGGCCTGCAGGGCCATCGTCATTGATTGCACGGCCATTCTGCGCAGATGAGATATGACCGTCAGATCCATCTTGGTAAGCATTACGCCCCCTACCTCTTCCACGCCGTTGGTCTTGCTCATTTCTGCGATATATAAAACTGGTAGGTATCTGACAAAGacaaattagaaaaattagcccaAACCAAATAAGTTAACAATACTATCATGAATCTTTTACTAATAAGACAGACACATTGGATAAAAGGGAAAccacaaaaggaaagaaatttTTTACTAGAACCAAGTTCACACCTGAAGTGCAGCATTCCTCTGAGCACGAGACATCCGACCACCATGCTCCATTGCATTATGTCTCTGTTGAAATACACTACTAACTCAGCAAGAACACAAAAAACCGACTGGCATATGCAGTTAATGAGCTGATAAATAGAAGAAAATCAACAACTTGAACCACAACTTGCCTTGAGCTCTGCTTCACTCTGGAAGACAACAAACTTCTTCGCCAAACATGCTTCGTCTTCACAGAGAAAATGATCTTTTCGAAAATGTAACtgaattgaattaaaagaacaCATATCAGAATGCAGTTCAAAGACAAATGTAAATGCAATACAAGTGAGCTATTGTGCCAATGGCACAATGAGAAGTAAATTTGCAACACAACCATCAGATAAGAGATAGAGGCCTAAATAGATCAATTTGGTACACcatacctcaaggtcatcataGTTCCGAAAATAGTCATACTGCCCAGGATGCTGCCTGCAAACAATCACAAAGTCAACACATCGAGTAAATTGTTGGCTAGGCTTAGCTAAGGACAAAGATTGCACAATACCTTTGGCATATGTGGCAAGAATAGTGTTCTCTGGACATATGCGTGTAAAGCTCATTATCTCCATAAAATGAGCTTTTGCAAAACTCACACATCGGATGCCCAGCAAAACCACTGCGCTCTACCTCAGAGCCATCCACCTCAGAGTCCCCAGTTTTCATATGTTGAGTTAACTGTGACCTTGTATAAAGCTTTTGTTCACAAATAAACACCTACACAACACATACAAACTATATCAGTAAACAATCATGTCTATGAAAATTGTTAGTGTCATATTTGACTATCTATTGCAGGGACCACAGAGTCAAATTTAGAGTATGATTAAGTCCAAAGTTATAGATACTACAGGAAACTCGCTAAATTCACCTATACAGACTGAGAATAGCTGTCACACAATAATATATAGAGAGCAATTATAAAATTCAAGAGTTTGATGCTAGCTG
This genomic interval carries:
- the LOC133883949 gene encoding E3 ubiquitin-protein ligase hel2-like, producing MDDSCAVCADALEWVAYGPCGHREVCSTCVVRLRFVMDDKRCCICKTHCASVFVTKAMGDYTRVVADFSVFPTAVNEGKVVDYWYHEDTQAYFDDADHYRMIRAMCRLSCSVCDNAEDQVTLAAQAKRRSKFRSIEQLKGHLFHVHRLYMCSLCLEGRKVFICEQKLYTRSQLTQHMKTGDSEVDGSEVERSGFAGHPMCEFCKSSFYGDNELYTHMSREHYSCHICQRQHPGQYDYFRNYDDLELHFRKDHFLCEDEACLAKKFVVFQSEAELKRHNAMEHGGRMSRAQRNAALQIPTSFIYRRNEQDQRRGRGRGRNAYQDGSDGHISSAQNGRAINDDGPAGRVDNVTGSLQSLSVGSSSGRADIGQSSRTGRVLEQLSFPPLSDPDIPDARVDSVPDETSFPSLSEQQSRYALALNQSSRGAARLGDESLFPPLPGSSSNRGAASARQGLQSLAKSTLAARLQRSKGPVKVLHTARSRPSENPELLPSVSSSTQTWPTPDQGLLLPSSSQPRIGARPTRENGFISSNSAWNPGGPSKMKHSVSTPNLVSGGSSGQALSSTAYGGNKNQEPPQSSQTPLVEDVRAANKSLVEKMRAALGMDEDRYSAFKEIAGEYRQGVIDTLEYLSYVEQFGLSHLVPEMARLLPDPRKQRELADAYYTNIRFKSLQENGGGGTSSKEGNRKKKGKGKAPDVTESSAAKDVKDSLADSFLDSVRKLQSNHHAQGEAEVLSRDGYRPAKGIQLSAGGSSSADVSLDRDTGSISKASGAKDNPGKGGGNSSSNNSKQSKKTSKFLRARLGDNSLATLDLSHPSVSPEQSERESQGPQVPQMGLPVRGVWKNGGGQKLFSSNGRK